From the Alloalcanivorax dieselolei B5 genome, one window contains:
- a CDS encoding alpha/beta hydrolase — MSYLPCVEIEPPQPAETSVIWLHGLGASGHDFEPVVPELARKSTRFVFPHAPQIPVTVNGGMVMPAWYDIISLGGGGPIDEDGIRRSAAQIDALIAREIERGIPTERIVVAGFSQGGAVAYEVALRHPARLAGLMTLSTYFATADSIQFSDANQALPIFVAHGTFDPVVPEEGGRRAAETLSAKGYSTDYKTYPMEHAVCLEEIQDIAAFLHSVLD, encoded by the coding sequence ATGAGCTATCTGCCCTGCGTGGAAATCGAACCGCCGCAGCCCGCCGAAACCAGCGTGATCTGGCTGCATGGCCTGGGCGCCAGCGGCCATGATTTCGAACCGGTGGTGCCGGAGCTGGCACGCAAGAGCACCCGTTTCGTGTTTCCGCACGCGCCGCAAATTCCGGTGACCGTCAACGGCGGCATGGTCATGCCGGCCTGGTACGACATCATCAGTCTGGGCGGCGGCGGGCCGATCGACGAGGACGGTATCCGTCGCTCGGCGGCGCAAATCGACGCCCTGATCGCGCGTGAAATCGAGCGCGGCATTCCCACCGAACGCATTGTTGTCGCCGGCTTTTCCCAGGGCGGCGCGGTGGCCTATGAGGTGGCTCTGCGCCATCCGGCAAGGCTGGCCGGCCTGATGACCTTGTCCACCTACTTCGCCACCGCCGACAGCATCCAGTTCAGCGATGCCAACCAGGCTCTGCCGATCTTCGTCGCCCACGGCACTTTCGACCCCGTGGTACCCGAGGAAGGAGGCCGCCGGGCGGCGGAGACGCTGAGCGCCAAAGGCTACTCCACGGACTACAAGACCTACCCCATGGAACACGCGGTGTGTCTGGAAGAGATCCAGGACATCGCCGCGTTCCTGCATAGCGTGCTCGACTGA
- a CDS encoding DUF4345 family protein: protein MTLLLLPVALVFLVMGLVALARPPMVLAYFDVHTLPAPMRNEVRAVYGGFGIAIAALLLVAWVSPLWRDGITVTVAVALLGMAAGRLVSWALERALPKWPARFLLLELVMAAMLAAVVW from the coding sequence ATGACTCTGTTACTGCTTCCGGTGGCACTGGTGTTTCTGGTGATGGGCCTTGTCGCTCTGGCCCGTCCGCCAATGGTACTGGCGTATTTCGATGTTCATACCTTGCCCGCGCCGATGCGCAACGAAGTGCGCGCGGTGTACGGCGGTTTCGGTATCGCCATCGCCGCGCTCTTGCTGGTGGCCTGGGTCTCGCCGCTCTGGCGTGACGGCATCACCGTCACGGTGGCGGTGGCGTTGCTGGGGATGGCGGCGGGGCGTCTGGTCTCCTGGGCACTGGAACGGGCCCTGCCGAAATGGCCGGCGCGGTTTCTGCTGCTGGAACTGGTGATGGCGGCGATGCTGGCGGCTGTCGTGTGGTGA
- a CDS encoding dienelactone hydrolase family protein, translating into MSEVEVRTVSYEVDGAPFEGRLLYPAAGKPDRALLMAPNFYGVSDAAEKLARERVGERNVILVLDPYGVGVRPGNAGEAAEAMGAIRNDNAALRARLRVALAVLREEAGKLGVAEDRLAVFGFCFGGACALELARDGARIRAAASFHGLLETPEPAQSGPIQGPVLVMNGADDPMVSAEAIAAFKEEMDNAGADWTFINYGGAVHSFTDPNASNPGTSEYNAKVARRAFAAMDDLFDEVFAD; encoded by the coding sequence ATGTCGGAAGTTGAAGTGCGGACCGTGTCCTATGAGGTGGACGGAGCCCCCTTCGAGGGGAGGTTGCTGTATCCGGCGGCGGGCAAGCCTGACCGGGCCCTGTTGATGGCGCCGAACTTTTACGGTGTCAGCGACGCCGCCGAGAAGCTGGCCCGGGAGCGGGTGGGAGAGCGCAATGTCATCCTGGTCCTGGATCCCTATGGCGTGGGCGTGCGTCCCGGCAACGCCGGAGAAGCGGCGGAGGCCATGGGCGCGATCCGCAACGACAATGCCGCCCTGCGTGCCCGGTTGCGGGTGGCACTGGCGGTGTTGCGCGAGGAAGCGGGCAAGCTGGGCGTGGCCGAGGACCGGCTGGCGGTGTTCGGTTTCTGTTTCGGTGGTGCCTGTGCTTTGGAACTGGCCCGCGACGGCGCCCGGATCCGGGCGGCGGCGTCGTTCCACGGCCTGCTGGAGACGCCGGAGCCGGCGCAAAGCGGCCCGATCCAGGGGCCGGTGCTGGTGATGAACGGTGCCGATGATCCCATGGTCAGCGCCGAAGCGATCGCCGCCTTCAAGGAAGAAATGGACAACGCCGGCGCTGACTGGACCTTTATCAACTACGGGGGCGCGGTGCACTCCTTCACCGACCCCAACGCCAGCAATCCGGGCACCAGCGAGTACAACGCCAAAGTGGCGCGGCGTGCCTTTGCCGCCATGGACGACCTGTTCGACGAGGTGTTCGCCGACTGA
- a CDS encoding alpha/beta hydrolase family protein has protein sequence MNEAQLVQIDNGKGYSVPVTWVSGGGPVFLVMGALGVAAPFYDKLVAELAAQGWSVALMEQRGLGSSTLRPSRRHNWGFRDIVEDDVPAVLDWIAKEAPQRPVYLFGHSLGGHYAAMCAGLYPGRFEGIVMCACGSPWITAYQEADRRRVQRLTRLIPLCHLLFGYYPGDRLGFGGREARGVMSDWRHLALTNRYRVGADDRRVDQALADYTGPALMLRMENDPFASAIAVDSVLRRFQRHRPEEQVLSAGEINDKADHFRWARRPAAVVARLARWLEADQARPAGASASRI, from the coding sequence ATGAACGAAGCGCAGTTGGTACAGATCGATAACGGAAAAGGCTATTCGGTGCCGGTCACCTGGGTGTCCGGTGGCGGCCCGGTCTTTCTGGTAATGGGCGCCCTCGGCGTGGCCGCGCCCTTCTACGACAAACTGGTGGCGGAACTGGCTGCGCAGGGCTGGTCGGTGGCGCTGATGGAGCAGCGGGGCCTGGGCAGCAGCACGTTGCGTCCTTCGCGACGGCATAATTGGGGCTTCCGCGACATCGTCGAGGACGACGTGCCGGCGGTGCTGGACTGGATCGCAAAAGAGGCGCCACAGCGGCCGGTTTACCTGTTCGGTCACAGTCTCGGCGGCCACTATGCGGCCATGTGCGCCGGCCTCTACCCGGGGCGTTTCGAGGGCATCGTCATGTGCGCCTGCGGCAGCCCCTGGATCACCGCTTATCAGGAAGCGGACCGCCGCCGGGTGCAACGGCTCACCCGCCTGATTCCGTTGTGCCACTTGTTGTTTGGCTATTACCCCGGTGACCGCCTCGGTTTCGGGGGACGCGAAGCGCGTGGTGTGATGAGCGACTGGCGTCACCTGGCGCTGACCAATCGTTATCGGGTCGGTGCCGATGACCGCCGGGTGGATCAGGCGTTGGCGGACTACACCGGCCCCGCCTTGATGTTGCGCATGGAGAATGACCCTTTTGCCTCCGCCATCGCGGTGGATTCGGTGTTGCGGCGCTTTCAGCGTCACCGCCCGGAAGAGCAGGTGCTGAGCGCCGGGGAGATCAACGACAAGGCTGACCATTTTCGCTGGGCCAGACGGCCGGCGGCGGTGGTGGCGCGTCTGGCGCGGTGGCTGGAAGCCGATCAGGCGCGGCCGGCCGGGGCGTCCGCGAGCCGAATCTGA
- a CDS encoding helix-turn-helix domain-containing protein, with translation MQAGTILADWRRTRRISQLELANNAGVSSRHLSFVENGRSRPSADMLKRLAGALDLSLRETNYLLTAAGHPPAFGETRLDEPSMAPVRQALNLMLENHLPYPAVVLDAHWNLLLANPAQHHIVAAMVAERGPLPDTTNIMELAFHPDGFRPFIENWPVVASFLLRHLRRDLHARPDPALHRLHRRLATLADLSRIPVDMPVSTDPMLTLVLNIGGQRLNAFSTLASFGTAVDVVMEELRIEQYFPADEATAQWFRTQAGENGGG, from the coding sequence ATGCAGGCAGGCACGATACTGGCGGACTGGCGCCGCACCCGACGCATCAGCCAGCTGGAGCTGGCCAATAACGCCGGCGTTTCCAGCCGCCATCTCAGTTTTGTCGAAAATGGCCGCTCCCGCCCGAGCGCGGATATGCTTAAACGGCTGGCCGGGGCGCTGGATCTGAGCCTCAGGGAAACCAACTACCTGCTCACCGCCGCCGGTCACCCGCCGGCCTTTGGCGAAACCCGCCTGGACGAGCCGTCCATGGCCCCGGTGCGGCAGGCGCTGAATCTGATGCTGGAGAACCACCTGCCCTATCCGGCGGTGGTGCTGGACGCGCACTGGAACCTGCTGTTGGCCAATCCGGCTCAGCACCACATCGTGGCGGCCATGGTGGCGGAGCGCGGCCCGCTGCCGGACACCACCAATATCATGGAACTGGCGTTTCATCCCGACGGCTTCCGCCCGTTCATCGAGAACTGGCCAGTGGTGGCATCGTTCCTGCTACGGCATCTGCGCCGCGATCTGCATGCGCGACCGGACCCGGCGTTGCACCGCCTGCACCGGCGCCTGGCGACGCTGGCCGATCTCAGCCGGATTCCGGTGGACATGCCGGTGAGTACGGACCCAATGTTGACACTGGTGCTCAACATCGGCGGGCAACGTCTGAACGCCTTCTCCACCCTGGCCAGTTTCGGCACCGCGGTGGACGTGGTGATGGAAGAGTTGCGCATAGAACAATATTTCCCCGCCGATGAGGCGACAGCGCAGTGGTTCAGGACACAGGCCGGCGAGAACGGCGGTGGTTGA
- the rapA gene encoding RNA polymerase-associated protein RapA, with product MTEFVPGQRWLSESETELGLGVIKEVDYRLVTVNYPAVEEERTYAKNNAPLSRVTFDVGETLTTGDGLELKVQAVNDLNGLLVYHAHPMDQPDNVQPVPESHLGHQLALNGAQERLLANQLSSNRWFELRIKALQAKAQSERSPLQGLRGARIDLIGHQLYIAEQVARRYAPRVLLADEVGLGKTIEAGLILHQQLYTGRAQRVLVVVPDALVHQWFVEMARRFNLRFSIFDESRLQALGASSAASIKNMLADIIAEETGQESTTQDNPFLSEQLVLCSTTFLEGCDIDLLAEAEWDLLVVDEAHHLAWSPEQPSTAYNRVEQVSRQARGLLLLTATPEQLGLESHFARLRLLDPDRYPSLDAFIEEQQQYRQVAELAGALHDESNWSAQLRESAAHWLPGEDIDESRRDAILGELLDRFGPGRVMFRNTRHNVAGFPQRRVEGYPLPLPDAYRLDEDEDLELALYPETAYRDDRWCAEDPRTDWLEQFLKQHRGEKVLVICAHRNTAIDLHAHCGYKLGLNLAVFHEDMDLIERDRAAAFFADEVDGAQALICSEIGSEGRNFQFAHHLVLLDLPRNPDLLEQRIGRLDRIGQTDTIQIHVPHFQAHAQQVLFHWYHEGMGAFEHTNPAGHEIGQRCGEALEQALRAPDDDAKVTALLAQTREVADELRQRLEEGRDRLLEMASCDREQADGLRDQLAREDGQTPMAFLGEVFEHYGVDQEDHSEHAWVLKPAPHLREPFPGLPEEGITVTDQRGTAIARDDMQFLTWEHPMVTGVLDRLLTETRGRASVALLKNPKIPAGTLLVETIYTVSCSAPRHLQLDRFLPTVTIRHLLDPKGRDLSQAIDFPGLCRQCHKLEKPLARKVVGSQKALLEKLLRANESRAKEAAEEHIDSAREAMNRHQQAELARLKALREKNPAVRDEEIEFLQAQTRALAAYLDQARVQLEAVRVIVAGN from the coding sequence ATGACCGAATTTGTTCCCGGGCAACGCTGGCTAAGTGAATCCGAAACCGAGCTGGGTCTCGGCGTGATCAAGGAGGTGGACTACCGCCTGGTCACGGTGAACTACCCGGCGGTGGAGGAAGAGCGGACCTACGCCAAAAACAACGCGCCGCTGTCCCGGGTCACCTTCGACGTGGGTGAGACCCTGACCACTGGCGACGGCCTTGAGCTGAAAGTTCAGGCGGTCAATGACCTCAACGGTCTGCTGGTCTATCACGCCCATCCGATGGATCAGCCGGACAATGTACAGCCGGTACCCGAGTCCCATCTCGGCCATCAGCTGGCCCTCAATGGCGCCCAGGAGCGGCTGCTGGCCAACCAGCTGTCCTCCAATCGCTGGTTCGAACTGCGCATCAAGGCGCTGCAGGCCAAGGCCCAGAGCGAACGGTCTCCCCTGCAGGGCCTGCGTGGCGCCCGTATCGATCTGATCGGTCATCAGTTGTATATCGCCGAGCAGGTGGCGCGTCGCTACGCACCGCGGGTGTTGCTGGCCGATGAAGTGGGGTTGGGTAAAACCATCGAGGCGGGTCTGATTCTGCATCAGCAACTCTATACCGGGCGCGCGCAGCGAGTGCTGGTGGTGGTGCCCGATGCCCTGGTGCATCAGTGGTTCGTGGAAATGGCACGGCGTTTCAATCTGCGTTTCAGCATTTTCGACGAAAGCCGTTTGCAAGCGCTCGGCGCCTCCAGCGCCGCCAGCATCAAGAACATGCTGGCGGATATCATCGCCGAGGAAACCGGTCAGGAATCGACCACCCAGGACAATCCTTTTCTGTCCGAACAACTGGTCCTGTGTAGCACCACTTTCCTGGAAGGCTGCGACATCGACCTGCTGGCCGAGGCGGAATGGGACCTGCTGGTGGTGGACGAAGCCCACCATCTGGCCTGGAGCCCGGAACAGCCCTCCACGGCCTACAACCGGGTGGAACAGGTGTCACGTCAGGCCCGTGGTCTGCTGCTGCTCACCGCCACGCCGGAACAGCTGGGGCTGGAAAGCCACTTTGCCCGCCTGCGCCTGCTGGACCCGGACCGCTACCCGAGCCTGGACGCGTTCATCGAGGAACAGCAGCAGTATCGGCAGGTGGCGGAACTGGCCGGTGCTCTGCACGATGAATCCAACTGGTCGGCGCAACTGCGCGAAAGCGCCGCCCACTGGCTGCCCGGCGAAGACATCGACGAAAGCCGCCGCGATGCCATTCTGGGCGAATTGCTGGACCGCTTCGGCCCTGGCCGGGTGATGTTCCGCAACACCCGGCACAATGTGGCCGGCTTCCCGCAGCGACGGGTTGAGGGTTATCCGCTGCCCTTGCCGGATGCCTATCGCCTGGACGAGGACGAGGATCTGGAACTGGCGCTGTATCCGGAAACCGCTTACCGGGACGACCGCTGGTGCGCCGAGGATCCGCGCACCGACTGGCTGGAGCAGTTCCTCAAGCAACATCGTGGCGAAAAAGTGCTGGTGATCTGCGCGCATCGCAATACCGCCATCGATCTGCACGCCCACTGCGGCTACAAGCTGGGACTGAATCTGGCGGTGTTCCATGAGGACATGGATCTGATCGAGCGGGACCGCGCCGCCGCCTTTTTCGCTGACGAAGTGGACGGCGCCCAGGCCCTGATCTGCTCCGAGATCGGCTCCGAAGGCCGTAACTTTCAGTTCGCCCATCATCTGGTGCTGCTCGATCTGCCGCGCAATCCGGACTTGTTGGAGCAGCGCATCGGCCGCCTGGACCGCATCGGCCAGACCGACACCATTCAGATCCATGTGCCGCACTTCCAGGCCCACGCCCAGCAAGTCCTGTTCCACTGGTACCACGAAGGCATGGGCGCGTTCGAGCACACCAACCCGGCTGGTCACGAGATTGGGCAGCGCTGCGGGGAAGCATTGGAACAGGCCTTGCGCGCCCCGGACGACGACGCCAAGGTCACCGCCCTGCTGGCACAAACCCGGGAGGTCGCCGATGAGCTGCGCCAGCGCCTGGAGGAAGGCCGGGACCGCCTGCTGGAAATGGCGTCCTGCGACCGTGAACAGGCCGACGGCTTGCGTGATCAACTGGCCCGGGAAGACGGGCAAACGCCCATGGCGTTCCTCGGCGAGGTGTTCGAACACTACGGCGTTGATCAGGAAGACCACTCCGAACACGCCTGGGTACTGAAGCCGGCGCCGCATTTGCGCGAACCGTTCCCCGGTCTGCCGGAAGAAGGCATTACCGTCACCGACCAGCGCGGCACCGCCATCGCCCGGGACGACATGCAGTTCCTGACCTGGGAACACCCGATGGTCACCGGTGTGCTGGACCGCCTGCTTACCGAAACCCGTGGCCGAGCCTCGGTGGCGCTGCTCAAGAACCCCAAAATCCCCGCCGGCACCCTGCTGGTGGAAACCATCTATACGGTGTCGTGCAGCGCTCCCCGGCATCTGCAACTGGACCGCTTCCTGCCGACGGTGACGATCCGCCATCTGCTTGATCCAAAGGGGCGCGATCTGTCCCAGGCCATCGACTTCCCGGGCCTGTGCCGGCAATGCCACAAGCTGGAAAAGCCGCTGGCCCGCAAAGTGGTTGGCAGCCAGAAGGCGCTACTGGAAAAACTGCTGCGCGCCAATGAATCACGGGCCAAGGAAGCGGCGGAAGAACATATCGACAGCGCCCGCGAAGCGATGAACCGTCATCAACAAGCGGAACTGGCCCGGCTCAAGGCACTGCGGGAAAAGAACCCGGCGGTGCGCGACGAAGAGATCGAGTTCCTGCAAGCGCAGACCCGGGCCCTGGCCGCTTATCTGGACCAGGCGCGGGTGCAATTGGAAGCGGTCCGTGTGATCGTTGCCGGAAACTGA
- a CDS encoding tetratricopeptide repeat protein, protein MQQGVTETTDALWQARQKYQQGLYRQTFDILRREHGEPAQWRDPELQLLGGRTLNHLGRSRTALALMQRAWRGAPERPRQRYYRGFQLLGRRGPWAALRFIQRHGEILCEDDPHLQGLWLGHFATLYSIYRDWERSHEFLERALALHPNSSWLALEHAVILQREDRYPEAMAVLAPWLASPTPPRPVVAAGAELLLLLDHRDDAVALLAKHAPRMESVELCLRLYDLLLENGERDAAAEALQRARYLVPELPGTVDRELVYREFELHYERGELDQALQAADELKDPFVVSVRESLRERRDQPAEALLPVAFVRQHHMTCAPATFVALARYWGHQFDHLEVAEQICYDGTPASTERRWISELGWHVREFEMDHDIIRALLDRGVPVALSTVEPGSAHMQAIVGYDLRKGVYKIRDPFSPLISEMLMDGAAKRYAATGPRCMVVVPSDQAGRLDGIELPAARLYDHYHDLQLALERHDRSAAVTALEQLRRQGAEHRLVLWGERSLAAYDHDAPASLKTLDALLERYPEDLNLIASRADMLGELGRFQEQRAYLREQLEAGHSHPLLIQTLVHALRHDYRVAQETHQWLERLLRLEPTRATALYSLAGLNWDEGKREQAFELYRLCACLEDKVERYAQSYFKAARFLRQTDQALDWLRRRADRLGPLSADARVTLALMLEQLDLSREAAEVFEQALNEHPRNVWLVNEALIFYQSRSDLERARALLAQRRADLPEAMVLEFEGDIARQAGDLEQASVHFRALLALRPFHTGALRFVAGQLRRDDSLEAALAFIDRQGSLNPHDYGIRGVKLDFLEALPPSQRWPQLEALAAQAGDDSRVAQAMADCALERGDYAQALRFAGRVLAEAPDDHQALVVSARAHLLAQDNDAAAQAFRAAIQASVDRPDAFHGLLECYPDVAAKREALGFIHRQLLEQVTFGDGVQAFVALARRFLTDDEVAAFVDQVIAERPDLWQSWLAAAHFHRDVRHLERALECIREGCRRFPLIPRLWLESGRLRLLADDTEGAEADLTECLRQSPDWVQAVISLSDVLEVRGDFDASEGHIDRALRRLPREGLLLGYKSDLLWRRGQRKEAFDTMVRALAETPDYHWGWDKLGEWARETDRRDEALALAERLANEQESNADLWRHCYLLTDQQDQELAFIERARALRPHDPSLVIDQCEVLHRIGREKEIEPLLSRDYWRGPPPTEVLGFTAWLRHQQGDRDTAISMMRDQVLRDDPAFSRGWRLLATWYKDAGEVAPCLHASRQLVALQPGHAGALVEAAELMLEVTEGDARRAIEEEVSDYLERALARDYSDTYIQLTLLDHYMDSGHPERARELMTRILVDEGNVFVRARQLRLALESAELDAAWPLYQSVIRDWRDNNWLLLEPLAWVATAGADARQALWRAVPDWLADPDMPDAVVVVWARAQALAGVPGDELVANLERLRRDPRRGGLFGFALEWLLDSDEIDPAVRLRLVRRHWWRLRGQERAATAARRFLAGQKRWLWWLWLRVVL, encoded by the coding sequence GTGCAGCAGGGAGTCACCGAAACCACGGATGCGTTGTGGCAAGCGCGCCAAAAGTACCAGCAGGGGCTGTACCGGCAGACCTTCGATATTTTGCGTCGCGAACACGGTGAACCGGCGCAATGGCGAGACCCGGAATTGCAATTGCTGGGCGGCCGCACGCTGAACCATCTGGGCCGCTCCCGTACCGCCCTGGCACTGATGCAGCGCGCCTGGCGTGGCGCACCGGAGCGGCCGCGCCAGCGCTATTATCGGGGTTTTCAGTTGCTTGGCCGGCGCGGGCCCTGGGCGGCGCTGCGCTTCATCCAGCGGCACGGCGAGATCCTGTGCGAGGACGACCCTCATCTGCAAGGGCTGTGGCTGGGTCATTTCGCCACGCTTTACAGCATCTACCGCGATTGGGAACGCAGTCACGAATTCCTCGAACGGGCCCTGGCCCTGCATCCGAATTCCTCCTGGCTGGCGCTCGAACACGCCGTCATTCTGCAGCGGGAAGACCGCTATCCGGAGGCCATGGCGGTATTGGCGCCGTGGCTGGCGTCACCCACGCCACCGCGTCCGGTGGTGGCCGCCGGGGCCGAATTACTGCTGCTACTGGACCACCGCGACGACGCCGTGGCGTTGCTGGCCAAGCATGCCCCCCGAATGGAATCGGTGGAGCTGTGTCTGCGTCTCTATGATCTGCTGCTGGAAAATGGCGAGCGCGACGCCGCCGCCGAAGCGCTGCAAAGAGCCCGCTACCTGGTGCCGGAACTGCCGGGCACCGTGGACCGGGAACTGGTCTACCGGGAGTTCGAGCTGCACTATGAGCGCGGTGAGCTGGATCAGGCACTGCAGGCCGCCGACGAACTGAAGGATCCGTTCGTGGTCAGTGTCCGCGAGAGCCTGCGTGAACGTCGTGACCAGCCGGCGGAGGCGTTGTTGCCGGTGGCGTTCGTGCGCCAGCATCACATGACCTGCGCGCCCGCCACGTTCGTGGCCCTGGCCCGCTACTGGGGCCACCAGTTCGACCACCTGGAGGTGGCGGAGCAGATTTGCTACGACGGCACGCCCGCTTCCACCGAGCGGCGCTGGATCAGCGAACTGGGCTGGCACGTGCGTGAATTCGAAATGGATCACGACATCATTCGCGCCTTGCTGGATCGGGGTGTGCCGGTGGCGCTGTCCACGGTGGAGCCCGGCAGCGCCCATATGCAGGCCATTGTCGGTTACGACTTGCGCAAGGGCGTGTACAAAATCCGTGATCCGTTTTCACCGCTGATCAGCGAAATGCTGATGGACGGCGCCGCCAAACGCTACGCCGCCACCGGCCCGCGCTGCATGGTGGTGGTGCCGTCGGATCAGGCCGGGCGGCTGGATGGCATCGAACTGCCGGCGGCACGCCTGTACGACCATTACCATGATTTGCAACTGGCGCTGGAGCGGCACGATCGGTCGGCGGCGGTGACGGCGCTGGAACAGTTGCGCCGGCAAGGCGCCGAACATCGCCTGGTGTTGTGGGGAGAGCGCAGCCTGGCCGCCTATGACCACGACGCGCCGGCCTCGTTGAAGACCCTGGATGCGCTGCTGGAACGCTATCCGGAAGACCTCAATCTGATCGCCTCGCGGGCGGATATGCTCGGCGAACTGGGCCGGTTCCAGGAGCAGCGTGCCTATCTGCGTGAGCAACTGGAGGCCGGCCACAGTCATCCGCTGCTGATTCAGACGCTGGTCCATGCCCTGCGCCACGACTATCGGGTGGCGCAGGAGACCCATCAATGGCTGGAGCGCTTGTTGCGCCTGGAGCCGACCCGCGCCACCGCCTTGTATTCCCTGGCCGGGCTGAACTGGGACGAGGGCAAACGCGAGCAGGCGTTTGAACTGTATCGGCTGTGCGCCTGCCTGGAAGACAAGGTGGAGCGCTACGCCCAGAGCTATTTCAAGGCGGCCCGCTTTTTGCGCCAGACCGACCAGGCTCTTGACTGGCTGCGCCGCCGCGCCGACCGGCTTGGGCCATTGTCCGCCGATGCCCGGGTGACGCTGGCGTTGATGCTGGAGCAGTTGGATCTGAGTCGTGAAGCCGCGGAGGTGTTCGAGCAGGCTCTGAACGAGCATCCGCGCAACGTCTGGCTGGTCAATGAAGCCCTGATTTTCTATCAGAGCCGCTCTGATCTGGAACGCGCCCGGGCGTTACTGGCCCAACGCCGCGCCGATCTGCCGGAAGCGATGGTGCTGGAGTTCGAGGGGGATATCGCCCGCCAGGCCGGGGATCTGGAGCAGGCGAGCGTTCACTTCCGGGCGCTGCTGGCGCTGCGTCCGTTCCACACCGGCGCGCTGCGTTTTGTCGCCGGCCAGCTACGGCGCGACGACAGCCTGGAGGCGGCGCTGGCGTTCATCGATCGCCAGGGTAGCCTGAATCCCCACGACTACGGCATTCGCGGCGTCAAGCTCGACTTCCTTGAGGCACTGCCGCCCAGTCAGCGCTGGCCGCAACTGGAGGCGTTGGCGGCGCAGGCCGGGGACGACAGCCGGGTGGCCCAGGCCATGGCCGATTGCGCCCTGGAGCGCGGCGATTACGCCCAGGCCCTGCGTTTCGCCGGCAGGGTGCTGGCGGAAGCCCCGGACGACCATCAGGCCCTGGTGGTCAGCGCGCGAGCCCATCTGCTGGCCCAGGACAACGACGCCGCGGCGCAGGCGTTCCGTGCCGCGATCCAGGCCAGCGTGGACCGGCCGGATGCGTTTCACGGCTTGCTGGAGTGTTATCCGGACGTGGCCGCCAAGCGCGAGGCGCTGGGCTTCATCCACCGGCAACTGTTGGAGCAGGTGACCTTTGGTGACGGTGTGCAGGCGTTCGTGGCGCTGGCCCGCCGCTTCCTCACGGATGACGAGGTGGCGGCGTTCGTGGACCAGGTCATCGCGGAGCGTCCGGACCTGTGGCAGAGCTGGCTGGCCGCCGCCCATTTTCATCGTGATGTACGCCATCTGGAGCGCGCCCTGGAGTGCATTCGGGAGGGTTGCCGGCGTTTTCCCCTGATCCCGCGCCTGTGGCTGGAAAGCGGTCGTTTGCGTTTGCTGGCGGACGACACCGAGGGGGCCGAGGCCGATCTGACCGAGTGTCTGCGGCAATCACCGGACTGGGTCCAGGCAGTGATTTCCCTGTCCGATGTGTTGGAAGTGCGGGGCGATTTTGATGCCTCCGAAGGGCACATCGACCGCGCTTTGCGGCGTTTGCCCCGGGAAGGCCTGCTGCTGGGCTACAAGTCCGATCTGCTGTGGCGGCGCGGGCAGCGCAAGGAGGCCTTTGACACCATGGTCCGCGCTTTGGCCGAGACCCCGGATTACCACTGGGGCTGGGACAAACTGGGCGAATGGGCGCGGGAAACCGATCGCCGTGACGAGGCGCTGGCACTGGCGGAACGTCTCGCCAACGAGCAGGAGAGCAACGCTGATCTGTGGCGCCACTGCTATCTGCTCACCGACCAGCAGGATCAGGAGCTGGCGTTCATCGAGCGGGCGCGGGCGCTGCGTCCCCACGACCCCTCTCTGGTGATCGACCAATGCGAGGTGTTGCACCGGATTGGCCGGGAAAAGGAGATCGAGCCGCTGCTGTCACGGGACTACTGGCGCGGGCCGCCGCCCACCGAGGTGCTGGGCTTCACCGCCTGGCTGCGTCATCAGCAGGGCGATCGCGACACCGCCATCAGCATGATGCGGGATCAGGTACTGCGCGATGATCCGGCGTTCTCCCGTGGCTGGCGTCTGCTGGCCACCTGGTACAAGGACGCCGGAGAGGTGGCACCCTGTCTGCACGCCAGCCGCCAGTTGGTGGCACTGCAGCCGGGGCATGCCGGTGCCCTGGTGGAAGCCGCCGAACTGATGCTGGAGGTGACCGAGGGCGACGCCCGGCGGGCCATCGAGGAGGAAGTGTCCGATTATCTTGAGCGGGCCCTGGCGCGGGACTATTCCGACACCTATATCCAACTGACGTTGCTGGATCACTATATGGACAGCGGCCATCCCGAGCGGGCGCGGGAACTGATGACCCGTATCCTGGTCGACGAGGGCAACGTCTTTGTGCGCGCCCGCCAGTTGCGGCTGGCGCTCGAGTCCGCTGAGCTGGACGCGGCCTGGCCGCTGTATCAAAGCGTGATCCGCGACTGGCGCGACAACAACTGGCTGCTGCTGGAGCCGCTGGCATGGGTGGCGACCGCCGGCGCCGATGCCCGCCAGGCACTGTGGAGGGCGGTTCCGGACTGGCTGGCCGACCCCGACATGCCCGACGCCGTGGTGGTCGTCTGGGCCCGGGCCCAGGCGCTGGCTGGCGTGCCCGGCGATGAACTGGTTGCTAACCTGGAGCGGTTACGCCGCGATCCGCGGCGCGGCGGGCTGTTCGGTTTCGCGCTGGAGTGGCTGCTGGACAGTGACGAGATCGATCCGGCGGTACGTCTGCGTCTGGTGCGTCGCCACTGGTGGCGCCTGCGCGGTCAGGAACGGGCCGCCACCGCCGCCAGGCGCTTCCTGGCCGGGCAAAAGCGCTGGCTGTGGTGGCTGTGGCTGCGGGTGGTGCTGTGA